The Bacteroidota bacterium nucleotide sequence TGTTGCCGGCATCTGATCCAAAATCAAATCTGAGACGCACTTCTGTACCAACAGGTAGTGGGACAATTTCTTGCCGCCATCCGAAGCTGTAGCCTCCAAATGCGGGCTCGCCGTCTAGTGGATTCTGTCGGCCTGAGGCGATGGTGCCATTGTAACCATTATCTGGTGTCAGGAGGGTCCAGGTTGTGCCATCATCCACAGATACCTTAACATTTCCACCATCCCAGAGGGTTGTGTTTGCCGGCGAGTCTGGTGATGCGCTGCCGTTGTGTTCTGCGTCATACCAGTGCCAGAATACAAGGTAGGCTTCTGGAATGCCGATCAGGTTCATTGCTGGCAGTTCAAGGGTAGCCAGTTCCGGGCTTGCTGGGTAGGCACCTGCAGGTGAGGTTGCCCAGGCAAATTCTCCGGAATGCGCGAAGTTGACGCCATAAGCCGGCGTGGTGCGCCCCCATGCATTTGTGCCGGTGATGCCTTGTACTTCGTTTTCGAAATCGTACTGCCTGAAAATACCGCCTTCTATTATGATGTTGAAGACGTAATAGTCGGTCTCTGGCAATACCGTCTCGTTGCCGGCAACGGATATGTCGCGGGCGATGAGTCTGTAGGATACGGTGCTGCCTGGTTCGAGCGATTCTATGGCAACCGGGAAGGTGCCGCTGTATGTGTCTTCATTGGCTGTGAGTTCAAATGCATCTTCTATGACTACGTTGCCTTGCGTATCCTGGATGCGGTATACTGCCTGCACCGCATCGATGCCGAGGTTGTCATCAACAGTAGCAACCAGCGTTGCCGGCCAATCTATCAGGGTGACGGAAGGCTGTTGTACGTGTTGGATGGTGGGTGCCTGGTTGTCAGGACCTACGGAGAACGTGAAGTTGATGAAGTCTGAAGCCGGCAACCGCGATACAAGTCCAAGCTCATCTTCAACTTCGATATAGTAGGAAACGCTGCTGATCGAAGCAGGGAGCGGCAATTGCGCCGTATATTCTTCGTTCGTCGTACTGGTAAGGCTCAGGGTTTCTGGCGCGCCATCATCTACCGTATAAATCATAGATACCCTGCTGATTGGGGCAGAAATAGCGGTTGCTGAGACGCTAACTGGAATAGTGCCGCCCAGTTGCTCCACGGCTGGCAGTGCTTCGTGTTGTACAAATGGCCCGAAGGTCGAAATGTCGAGCAGCCCTTTTTCGCTAAATACATCAAGCAAGGCGCTTACGTTGGCGCCGGCATGCAGGTCTGCATCTGATTGGATCATGGCTTCTGCTGCATCACGAAAAGAAACGGGATGCATAAGGTAGCCGTGAGACGCAAGCGCCAGGCGGTCTGTGGTTTCCCTGCCCAGATTGTCGTAGACCTCCATAAGCGTGGTTGCCCACATTATGCCATCTGCATAAATGTTGCATTGGAAGCCACCGCCATCGCAGAAGGTGTCGTCAGGGTATTTGCCAGTAAAGTTCAATTCCCTGCCCTGCCAGATGGAGCCGTCGCCGCTGTCCCATTTAAAGAGGGATCGCCAGTCGTCACGTGGGACGGTGCTATTTTCTGCGAGGCTACGGGCGTATGAGGCTGCCCAGTAGTCGGCCCAGCCTTCATGCAAGGCTTGTCCTTCGCTGCTGTTAAGGAGACCTGGTGCGCTGCCCTGAAGCAAAGCATGGCCGTATTCATGCCAGATCACGTGGGCGTCTTCTGCGTCATCAACGCCACCTTGTCCGAAGGCAATGTAGTTTTGCGATGTAAAGTATCGGGAATTGTCTTCCAGGCCGAGGCCGTGCGGGTTGGTTCTTATCGATACATTCTGGATATCTCGTCCAATGTTCAGACCCTGCAGGTAGCGTTGGCTTTTATCAATGTGGAAATAGACATTGACTGCTTCGAAGAAGTCGTTGGCACGGGTGTACTGGAAGCCATTTGGCGAAGCCTCAGCCGGAGGAGTATAGATGCTGGTGCCTCCAGAACTTTCGCCTACAATTTGAACGTGGGGTCCGATGAGGTGGTACATGCCATCGGTATCCTGTGAAATGTCAAACAGGTCAACAAGGACGCGTTGCGCATTCACCTCGTCGATGTCAATGTCGTTATTGTCGAGGTAGGGCGCACCGTAAAACTGGCCGGCAGTTGTGAGGGGATCTGGGTCAAAAACGAGGCCTGTACCGTCCACACGCTGCGTGGATGTTGAAGGTGTCCGGTTTCCCGTGGACGCGCTTGCGGTATGCGCTGCTACGTTGCCTTTTGCAGGGGTGACGTGGGTACTCGTGTTTTGGATCTGTATAACAGATCCGTCAATTGCGCTGACGAGTATTTCGAGTTCAACAGCAGGGTGTTCTGGCCAGGCCACAAGCTGCCATGCGAGGGTTGGGGCGGCATCCGGCGAAGTAGTGCCAGGAAATACAACCAGCGCTGGCTCAGTTGTGCGTAGGAGGTCTGCTTGAAGCAGGGTGCGCGCTGTGTTTTTAGCAGCACTTGCTGTTGTTTCGGGTGCTGATTGTAGTACGGGCAGTTTCGGCGCAAACCCGCTAAGCACCATGGTTGGCCGGTTGGCTGCATCCAGGTTCACTTTTACATAGCGACCATAAACTGGCAGGCCGGCGTGGTATTGCTGTAGGGTGACATGGGTGCCATATGCCCCGCTGACAACCCGTAGTACCCGCAAATCATCGGGGTTGTCAGAGACGCCAAACGCGGCACGTTCTGCCTCCAGGTAGCTGCGCGCAGCCAATTCAGGCGTTGTCCCTCGCTGCTGCGCGTCAGTAATGCGATAGCGGCTGCGGACAACACGGGCATCCAGATCCAGCACGTCATTGCCACTCCGGATTGTATTGAATTGGCTAGAGCGGTCGGAATCAACGAAGTAGGCTGATGCATTGGGTAACAAGACATCTACAGCCAAGCGCGCAGCCGATTTTACCTGGGCATGGGCAATCGAGCTAAACGACAGCAGAAAAGCTGCTAATAATAGGGCTTTAAACTTCATGGGAAAGTTTTTGTCAGCCCAACAGGTATGCTTGAACCAGCGCGTTACACCAGGTGTGGCCAGGGACTGTTGGCGTAAAAGGCGTTAAGCGAGTTGGGCTGCAGCTTGCTTGAGTTCATCCACGTGGTCGAGCGCTTCCCAGGTGAATTCGGGACGTCCAAAATGACCGTACGCGGCAGTGGCCTTGAAGTTTGGTTTCAGCAGTTCGAGGCGTTTGATAATAGCCGCCGGTCTCAAATCGAAAATTTCTCGGACAATTTGTACCAGGCGTTTATCATCTACAACTCCTGTACCATAAGTATTGACGTCGATTGATACTGGCTCCGCAACCCCGATGGCATACGCAACCTGTACCAGTACTTCATCAGCCAGGTCAGCGCCAACGATGTTTTTAGCGACATGACGTGCAGCATAAGCTGCAGACCTGTCCACCTTGGAGGCGTCTTTGCCGCTGAATGCGCCGCCGCCATGGGCGCCGCGTCCACCATAGGTATCGACAATAATTTTGCGGCCTGTAAGACCTGTGTCTCCGTGTGGACCACCGATGACAAAGCGACCGGTTGGGTTTACATGTAAGATAAGGTTGTCATCAATCAAGTGTTGCGGTGCAACACGCGGCAGGAGGATGTTGCGGACGTCGTCGTTGATTTTCTGAAGGCTTACTTCTTCGTCGTGCTGTGTAGAAACCACAACGGTATGAATACGCTTTGGCGTCCGCCGGTCGTCTTCGTATTCAATGGTTACCTGGCTTTTGGCGTCAGGGCGCAAGTACGGCATTTCGTCCGTTTGTTTGCGAATACGGGCCAATTCCTGCAGCAACTGATGCGACAGCATCAGGGTCATTGGCATCAACTCAGGTGTTTCCTTGCTGGCGTAGCCAAACATCATACCCTGGTCGCCGGCGCCTTGCTCAGCATGCAGGCCTTCTCCGGCGCTTACTCCCTGGCTGATGTCTGCACTCTGCTCGTGAATACTGTTGAGCACGCCGCAAGAGTCTGCATCAAAGCTAAGGCGCGGATCTGTATATCCAATGTCGCGGATAACCTGCCGGGCTACTTGCTGCAGGTCGGCAAAGGTTTTGGTTGTTACTTCTCCAGATAGAATTACCAGGCCAGTAGTTACGAGCGTTTCAACGGCCACGCGACTGTGAGGATCATCCTTCAGCAACGTATCAAGAATGGCATCTGAAATTTGATCTGAAACCTTGTCGGGGTGCCCTTCGGATACAGACTCTGACGTAAATAGGAAAGCCATAGGGTAATTTTAAATGAGATTAGTAAGATTGTTGATGCAGGAGGGGTACAACGCCAGAACTGCCAGATAGGTTTGTTCTGTTGTTGTTTCTTAGAAGTTCTCGTTACACAGGAAGATCAATTGCGGGTATGATATTAAAATTGACACCCGGTTTCTAGCAAATCAGACAGATTACGATGAAATTCTATTTAGATGATCCCGATGCCCGGTTAAACCAGAGTAACTAAGTTGGAGTCATTTGTCAGGTCTTGATCCGTTTTGTAAAGAAACTTATGGCGTTTAACGCTATAAAACCCGCCTGTTTTTCGCTCTTGAAAGGTTTGTATTGCTTCTGCCAGATGCCTGCTTTAATTTAGGCGTGCCCTTGGGAACCCGGTTGCGTATAACAACTAGCTATTTCAGGAGCTGACCTGGAGATGATTCATCTCGGGTCTATTGTTTTTTTAACCACAAGCGAACTTGTTATTATGGCAGATATCCAAGCCAAAGTCACAGAAATTATTGTTGATAAACTTGGTGTAGAAGAAGAAGATGTAAAAATCGAAGCATCATTTACCAACGATCTGGGCGCAGACTCACTTGATACGGTTGAGATGATCATGGAATTCGAAAAAGAATTCGATGTGACCATCCCCGATGAGGATGCCGAGAAAATTTCTACCGTGGGTGATGCAATCAGCTACCTCAAAGAAAACGTCAGCTAGGTACGCCCTGCAACGTTCTTTTTGATTGAAACTGTGGTTCACCACCCACTAAAAAACCACAGTTTACACCACCGGTTTAGATTGTAATTCACTCAGCAGGAATATGCAAAACGGCTTGCGAAGGGTAGTTGTAACAGGTATGGGGGCATTGACCCCAATTGGTAACACAATTGATGATTTCTGGGACGGCTTGATGAATGGGGTGAGTGGTTGCGATACCATCACGCTGTTTGATAATGAGGCCTACAGAACCAAATTTGCCTGTGAAGTGAAGGGGTTTGATCCCCTTGATTACCTGGACAGAAAAGCAGCCCGCCGGCAGGACCGATTTACGCAGTTTGCCGTTGTGGCCTGCGATTTGGCGGTCCAAGATGCTGGCATTGATCCGGAAAAGCTAACTGCCGAAGAAAAAGACCGCACCGCGGTAATCTTTGGTAGCGGCATTGGCGGTATCCAGACGTTCCAGGAACAGTCTGATATCCACAAGGACAATGGTCCGCGCCGGCTGTCTCCGTTTTTTATTCCTATGCTGATTCCGGATATCGCAACCGGACACATTTCTATCCGCTACGGCTTTAGAGGCCCCAACTACTGCATTGTGTCC carries:
- a CDS encoding T9SS type A sorting domain-containing protein — translated: MKFKALLLAAFLLSFSSIAHAQVKSAARLAVDVLLPNASAYFVDSDRSSQFNTIRSGNDVLDLDARVVRSRYRITDAQQRGTTPELAARSYLEAERAAFGVSDNPDDLRVLRVVSGAYGTHVTLQQYHAGLPVYGRYVKVNLDAANRPTMVLSGFAPKLPVLQSAPETTASAAKNTARTLLQADLLRTTEPALVVFPGTTSPDAAPTLAWQLVAWPEHPAVELEILVSAIDGSVIQIQNTSTHVTPAKGNVAAHTASASTGNRTPSTSTQRVDGTGLVFDPDPLTTAGQFYGAPYLDNNDIDIDEVNAQRVLVDLFDISQDTDGMYHLIGPHVQIVGESSGGTSIYTPPAEASPNGFQYTRANDFFEAVNVYFHIDKSQRYLQGLNIGRDIQNVSIRTNPHGLGLEDNSRYFTSQNYIAFGQGGVDDAEDAHVIWHEYGHALLQGSAPGLLNSSEGQALHEGWADYWAASYARSLAENSTVPRDDWRSLFKWDSGDGSIWQGRELNFTGKYPDDTFCDGGGFQCNIYADGIMWATTLMEVYDNLGRETTDRLALASHGYLMHPVSFRDAAEAMIQSDADLHAGANVSALLDVFSEKGLLDISTFGPFVQHEALPAVEQLGGTIPVSVSATAISAPISRVSMIYTVDDGAPETLSLTSTTNEEYTAQLPLPASISSVSYYIEVEDELGLVSRLPASDFINFTFSVGPDNQAPTIQHVQQPSVTLIDWPATLVATVDDNLGIDAVQAVYRIQDTQGNVVIEDAFELTANEDTYSGTFPVAIESLEPGSTVSYRLIARDISVAGNETVLPETDYYVFNIIIEGGIFRQYDFENEVQGITGTNAWGRTTPAYGVNFAHSGEFAWATSPAGAYPASPELATLELPAMNLIGIPEAYLVFWHWYDAEHNGSASPDSPANTTLWDGGNVKVSVDDGTTWTLLTPDNGYNGTIASGRQNPLDGEPAFGGYSFGWRQEIVPLPVGTEVRLRFDFGSDAGNTETAIDYAGWLLDDITVLIERRTDTNAPQATLLPQANAVREAGQLPPEPYVELFDSTGVADVFIDYAFLNDAGVPDGSYRLAMSTSRSLGFSGAFPFAATTSFNVGDVLTYRLRVSDFAGNTNTFPAQDDPPFKIEYRLMDSIDLLGDAKPTGMWSLDEAAWVLVGQEPHNEVSSLVWGPLDLPANVDNLQVVFEHEHSFLANHGGNLKLSTDFADSWAVLTPVQGYRGNLSDADTVPASMRGQEAITGQQAGTQLLTFDLLDHKGQQVWLRVDFGAQSKLAGSEFWRLRDATLSYSTLETVNGGFDVPRNLTLHANYPDPFVSQTTLGYTLATSDQVKLSVYDILGREVRTLVDAQQPAGTYTLELDGSALPNGLYLLRLETTQGTRTERMIISR
- the metK gene encoding methionine adenosyltransferase codes for the protein MAFLFTSESVSEGHPDKVSDQISDAILDTLLKDDPHSRVAVETLVTTGLVILSGEVTTKTFADLQQVARQVIRDIGYTDPRLSFDADSCGVLNSIHEQSADISQGVSAGEGLHAEQGAGDQGMMFGYASKETPELMPMTLMLSHQLLQELARIRKQTDEMPYLRPDAKSQVTIEYEDDRRTPKRIHTVVVSTQHDEEVSLQKINDDVRNILLPRVAPQHLIDDNLILHVNPTGRFVIGGPHGDTGLTGRKIIVDTYGGRGAHGGGAFSGKDASKVDRSAAYAARHVAKNIVGADLADEVLVQVAYAIGVAEPVSIDVNTYGTGVVDDKRLVQIVREIFDLRPAAIIKRLELLKPNFKATAAYGHFGRPEFTWEALDHVDELKQAAAQLA
- a CDS encoding acyl carrier protein — protein: MADIQAKVTEIIVDKLGVEEEDVKIEASFTNDLGADSLDTVEMIMEFEKEFDVTIPDEDAEKISTVGDAISYLKENVS